The following are from one region of the Salvia splendens isolate huo1 chromosome 2, SspV2, whole genome shotgun sequence genome:
- the LOC121788954 gene encoding putative axial regulator YABBY 2 isoform X3, whose amino-acid sequence MFSIVTVRCGHCSNLLSVNMGALLQSVHLQDFQLQKQHSFAASVNAAATRDNGSSSKCNRYGSPHVHTEQPKMPPIRPPEKRQRVLSAYNRFIKEEIQRIKASNPDISHREAFSTAAKNWAHFPHIHFGLKMESNKQAKLDHPVAEEATPQKSLGF is encoded by the exons ATGTTTAGTATTGTGACAGTGAGATGTGGGCACTGCTCAAATTTGCTCTCAGTCAATATGGGAGCTTTACTTCAGTCTGTTCACCTCCAAGATTTTCAG TTGCAGAAACAACACTCCTTCGCCGCCAGCGTCAACGCTGCGGCCACTAGGGACAACGGCTCCTCTTCAAAGTGCAATAGATACGGTTCCCCTCATGTTCACACTGAACAGCCTAAGATGCCTCCAATACGCC CACCAGAGAAAAGACAACGCGTTCTATCAGCGTACAATCGTTTCATAAA AGAGGAGATTCAGAGGATAAAAGCAAGCAATCCTGATATTAGTCATCGTGAAGCCTTTAGCACTGCTGCAAAGAAC TGGGCACATTTTCCTCATATTCATTTCGGATTAAAGATGGAAAGCAACAAACAAGCAAAGCTGGATCATCCAGTTGCAGAAGAAGCCACGCCTCAGAAATCTCTTGGTTTTTAG